Proteins encoded in a region of the Labrus bergylta chromosome 9, fLabBer1.1, whole genome shotgun sequence genome:
- the ugl gene encoding malate synthase-like isoform X1, translating into MEDFINMSGPLSMELSPSPSGLEEEFKTVFTRESLLFLHELISMFDEEVDQVLRLRVSRKAHLDLSGDLPNFLESTSHIRRDPAWRVLPTPPRLQRRHVDVGDLAPCDTQRFIKALLSPAQGIQVDFDDGNCPTYFNQIKGIHNVLKAVHNHFPNVPHISKAPVLMLRPRAWNMVEHNMMVEGKEAPGPLFDFGLLMFHCGKTLFENKSGPFFYLSKVESFMEARLWNKIFVWTQEKLGLPLGCIKATVLIENVLAAFEMEEILYELRDHSAGLNCGIWDYSASFVNKFGHRQNFLLPDRSKYVNMEKRFLRSYMDLLVQTCHRRGALATGGMAALLLPQDPLSDSHQRALASVTRLKLLEIEAGVDGFMVYDLGLIEPMQKLFQLHTEGDNQLHQLRDDVTVTPDDLLSMPSGGVTLYGLKYNIAVGVLFINAWLSGLGHFFYRGQVEDSATAEISRSQVWQWIRHQTRLEDDSRVVSRRLVTALTHEVLMELSVSFFRAKQRLNTAADIFLEVVLKRDFPEFITSYLNQDHTFLSSQDFRQVEALEADIPRHKL; encoded by the exons ATGGAGGATTTCATCAACATGTCT GGTCCACTCAGCATGGAgctgtctccctctccctcagGTTTAGAAGAAGAGTTTAAAACAGTCTTCACCAGAgagtccctcctcttcctccatgaGCTGATCTCCATGTTTGACGAGGAGGTGGATCAG GTCCTGCGGTTACGAGTGTCCAGAAAAGCCCACTTGGACCTTTCCGGTGACCTGCCAAACTTCCTGGAATCAACCTCACATATCAGGAGGGACCCGGCATGGAGGGTGCTGCCCACCCCCCCTAGGCTCCAGAGAAGACATGTGGATGTCGGAGATCTGGCTCCCTGCGATACTCAGCGCTTCATTAAGGCTCTCTTGTCTCCAGCACAGGGCATACAG gttgacTTTGACGATGGAAACTGTCCGACATACTTCAATCAGATCAAAGGcatacataatgttttaaaggcAGTTCACAACCACTTCCCCA ATGTTCCACACATATCTAAGGCTCCAGTGCTGATGCTCCGCCCCCGCGCCTGGAACATGGTGGAGCACAACATGATG GTGGAGGGAAAAGAGGCTCCAGGTCCCCTCTTTGACTTTGGACTCCTCATGTTTCACTGTGGAAAGACGCTGTTTGAAAACAAGAGTGGACCTTTTTTCTACCTCTCCAAG GTGGAGAGCTTCATGGAGGCTCGATTGTGGAACAAGATTTTTGTCTGGACACAAGAGAAG CTGGGCCTGCCTCTGGGCTGCATCAAGGCGACGGTGctgattgaaaatgttttagcaGCATTTGAGATGGAGGAGATCCTCTACGAGCTGCGAGATCACTCAGCTGGACTCAACTGTGGCATCTGGGATTATTCAGCCTCTTTCGTCAACAAGTTTG gTCACCGTCAGAACTTCCTGCTGCCCGACCGCAGCAAATACGTCAACATGGAGAAACGTTTCCTACGCAGCTACATGGACCTGTTGGTTCAGACGTGTCATCGGAGGGGAGCGCTCGCAACAGGAGGGATGGCCGCTCTGCTGCTGCCTCAAGATCCACTCAGCGACTCCCACCAGAGAGCGTTGGCTTCTGTCACCAG ACTGAAGTTGCTGGAGATCGAAGCAGGTGTGGACGGCTTCATGGTGTACGACCTGGGTTTGATTGAGCCCATGCAGAAA cTCTTCCAGCTTCACACTGAAGGGGATAACCAGCTTCACCAGCTCCGAGATGATGTCACTGTAACTCCTGATGACCTGCTGTCCATGCCCTCG GGAGGAGTCACCCTCTATGGACTGAAGTATAACATTGCAGTTGGTGTCCTCTTTATTAATGCGTGGCTCTCAG GTCTTGGACACTTCTTCTACAGAGGCCAGGTGGAAGATTCAGCAACAGCAGAGATCTCCAGATCACAG gtgtggcAGTGGATCCGTCATCAGACGAGGCTGGAGGACGACAGCAGGGTGGTGAGCCGGCGGCTGGTTACTGCTCTAACCCATGAGGTTCTGATGGAGCTCAGCGTCAG tttCTTCAGGGCTAAACAGAGGCTAAACACAGCGGCAGACATATTCCTGGAGGTGGTCCTAAAGAGAGATTTCCCAGAATTCATCACCTCCTACTTGAATCAGGACCACACCTTTCTCAGCTCCCAGGACTTCAGACAAGTGGAGGCTCTGGAGGCAGACATTCCCCGACACAAACTGTGA
- the ugl gene encoding malate synthase-like isoform X2: MELSPSPSGLEEEFKTVFTRESLLFLHELISMFDEEVDQVLRLRVSRKAHLDLSGDLPNFLESTSHIRRDPAWRVLPTPPRLQRRHVDVGDLAPCDTQRFIKALLSPAQGIQVDFDDGNCPTYFNQIKGIHNVLKAVHNHFPNVPHISKAPVLMLRPRAWNMVEHNMMVEGKEAPGPLFDFGLLMFHCGKTLFENKSGPFFYLSKVESFMEARLWNKIFVWTQEKLGLPLGCIKATVLIENVLAAFEMEEILYELRDHSAGLNCGIWDYSASFVNKFGHRQNFLLPDRSKYVNMEKRFLRSYMDLLVQTCHRRGALATGGMAALLLPQDPLSDSHQRALASVTRLKLLEIEAGVDGFMVYDLGLIEPMQKLFQLHTEGDNQLHQLRDDVTVTPDDLLSMPSGGVTLYGLKYNIAVGVLFINAWLSGLGHFFYRGQVEDSATAEISRSQVWQWIRHQTRLEDDSRVVSRRLVTALTHEVLMELSVSFFRAKQRLNTAADIFLEVVLKRDFPEFITSYLNQDHTFLSSQDFRQVEALEADIPRHKL; encoded by the exons ATGGAgctgtctccctctccctcagGTTTAGAAGAAGAGTTTAAAACAGTCTTCACCAGAgagtccctcctcttcctccatgaGCTGATCTCCATGTTTGACGAGGAGGTGGATCAG GTCCTGCGGTTACGAGTGTCCAGAAAAGCCCACTTGGACCTTTCCGGTGACCTGCCAAACTTCCTGGAATCAACCTCACATATCAGGAGGGACCCGGCATGGAGGGTGCTGCCCACCCCCCCTAGGCTCCAGAGAAGACATGTGGATGTCGGAGATCTGGCTCCCTGCGATACTCAGCGCTTCATTAAGGCTCTCTTGTCTCCAGCACAGGGCATACAG gttgacTTTGACGATGGAAACTGTCCGACATACTTCAATCAGATCAAAGGcatacataatgttttaaaggcAGTTCACAACCACTTCCCCA ATGTTCCACACATATCTAAGGCTCCAGTGCTGATGCTCCGCCCCCGCGCCTGGAACATGGTGGAGCACAACATGATG GTGGAGGGAAAAGAGGCTCCAGGTCCCCTCTTTGACTTTGGACTCCTCATGTTTCACTGTGGAAAGACGCTGTTTGAAAACAAGAGTGGACCTTTTTTCTACCTCTCCAAG GTGGAGAGCTTCATGGAGGCTCGATTGTGGAACAAGATTTTTGTCTGGACACAAGAGAAG CTGGGCCTGCCTCTGGGCTGCATCAAGGCGACGGTGctgattgaaaatgttttagcaGCATTTGAGATGGAGGAGATCCTCTACGAGCTGCGAGATCACTCAGCTGGACTCAACTGTGGCATCTGGGATTATTCAGCCTCTTTCGTCAACAAGTTTG gTCACCGTCAGAACTTCCTGCTGCCCGACCGCAGCAAATACGTCAACATGGAGAAACGTTTCCTACGCAGCTACATGGACCTGTTGGTTCAGACGTGTCATCGGAGGGGAGCGCTCGCAACAGGAGGGATGGCCGCTCTGCTGCTGCCTCAAGATCCACTCAGCGACTCCCACCAGAGAGCGTTGGCTTCTGTCACCAG ACTGAAGTTGCTGGAGATCGAAGCAGGTGTGGACGGCTTCATGGTGTACGACCTGGGTTTGATTGAGCCCATGCAGAAA cTCTTCCAGCTTCACACTGAAGGGGATAACCAGCTTCACCAGCTCCGAGATGATGTCACTGTAACTCCTGATGACCTGCTGTCCATGCCCTCG GGAGGAGTCACCCTCTATGGACTGAAGTATAACATTGCAGTTGGTGTCCTCTTTATTAATGCGTGGCTCTCAG GTCTTGGACACTTCTTCTACAGAGGCCAGGTGGAAGATTCAGCAACAGCAGAGATCTCCAGATCACAG gtgtggcAGTGGATCCGTCATCAGACGAGGCTGGAGGACGACAGCAGGGTGGTGAGCCGGCGGCTGGTTACTGCTCTAACCCATGAGGTTCTGATGGAGCTCAGCGTCAG tttCTTCAGGGCTAAACAGAGGCTAAACACAGCGGCAGACATATTCCTGGAGGTGGTCCTAAAGAGAGATTTCCCAGAATTCATCACCTCCTACTTGAATCAGGACCACACCTTTCTCAGCTCCCAGGACTTCAGACAAGTGGAGGCTCTGGAGGCAGACATTCCCCGACACAAACTGTGA